One Capsicum annuum cultivar UCD-10X-F1 chromosome 2, UCD10Xv1.1, whole genome shotgun sequence genomic window carries:
- the LOC107861142 gene encoding uncharacterized protein LOC107861142 isoform X1, whose product MRIRKHAKVSPLFYTCSVFPGAHLCQLNQSPWDVITFPDDDNNINQQPLLVAPPPPPAPPSSSSYQLDGYDSCAVNETFCDSQQSREAKGGHNLCEHHFSQGKKHCSSNKVQYSTTAAAAGSNSDTEVKQTVVAAAEITPSSHGRPHRPKKSSSSEYYYYSGFGPLWGKKRGPSTGKKKNTTPPAAAAAEIYSSHESTTHGEQSSSPQMDNEGIEHVKDEDDDAEEVENCKLIKRARKPIKARSLKSLM is encoded by the exons ATGAGAATAAGGAAGCATGCCAAAGTCTCCCCGCTATTCTATACTTGTTCTGTATTCCCCGGTGCCCACCTTTGTCAGCTCAATCAGTCTCCATGGGATGTTATCACATTCCCCGACGATGATAATAATATTAACCAGCAGCCACTACTTGTTGCTCCTCCACCACCACCGGCTCCACCGTCTTCTTCATCCTATCAG TTGGATGGATATGATAGCTGTGCTGTAAACGAGACCTTTTGTGATTCTCAACAGAG TAGAGAGGCAAAAGGAGGGCATAATTTATGTGAGCACCATTTTTCTCAAGGGAAAAAGCATTGCAGTAGCAACAAAGTTCAATATtctactactgctgctgctgctggtTCTAACTCCGACACTGAAGTTAAGCAAACTGTGGTGGCAGCAGCCGAGATAACTCCAAGTTCCCACGGCCGCCCCCATCGTCCTAAGAAATCATCATCTTCCgaatattactattattcaggTTTTGGTCCTTTATGGGGCAAGAAAAGAGGTCCATCGACtgggaagaagaagaatacaACACCACCCGCAGCAGCAGCAGCTGAAATCTACTCTAGTCATGAAAGTACTACTCACGGGGAACAATCTTCGTCTCCTCAGATGGATAATGAAGGAATTGAGCACGTTAAAGACGAGGATGATGATGCTGAAGAAGTTGAAAACTGTAAGCTGATCAAAAGAGCCCGTAAGCCCATCAAAGCTAGGTCACTCAAATCTCTAATGTGA
- the LOC107861142 gene encoding uncharacterized protein LOC107861142 isoform X2 translates to MRIRKHAKVSPLFYTCSVFPGAHLCQLNQSPWDVITFPDDDNNINQQPLLVAPPPPPAPPSSSSYQLDGYDSCAVNETFCDSQQSITSLKRDDNGETKKMNFLDNKVADVPADSNDFEKDEKMGDGDNSVTTMCVKNDGKG, encoded by the exons ATGAGAATAAGGAAGCATGCCAAAGTCTCCCCGCTATTCTATACTTGTTCTGTATTCCCCGGTGCCCACCTTTGTCAGCTCAATCAGTCTCCATGGGATGTTATCACATTCCCCGACGATGATAATAATATTAACCAGCAGCCACTACTTGTTGCTCCTCCACCACCACCGGCTCCACCGTCTTCTTCATCCTATCAG TTGGATGGATATGATAGCTGTGCTGTAAACGAGACCTTTTGTGATTCTCAACAGAG CATCACGTCATTGAAAAGGGACGATAATGGGGAGACgaaaaagatgaattttttaGACAATAAAGTCGCCGATGTGCCTGCTGATTCTAACGATTTCGAGAAAGACGAGAAGATGGGAGATGGAGATAACAGTGTTACAACAATGTGCGTCAAGAATGACGGGAAGGGATAG